In Quercus lobata isolate SW786 chromosome 12, ValleyOak3.0 Primary Assembly, whole genome shotgun sequence, a genomic segment contains:
- the LOC115970921 gene encoding inactive poly [ADP-ribose] polymerase RCD1-like codes for MEAKWAQVLDDGARNVVCLDRKRAARCTKKIVSVRQQVLSQRSGLNLSFGKVGKRKRSDSCKSQCGSCSKRSLLKNYMNFTKSGLPQRFLYHQNGEWTDYPQDIVELVRRHFHLKNAAVNVEFNGCHLLLDILYMIELELKTGLQKYIAWIDEAGCCFFPEFPSCVSETCEFCQSKLEDDATVSLSEPNEMPDIKLQLEIGLTEVNSSNSEECVEESNVRAKRNKVETKSVSNCEDLEVSDNDNRTSDFSSHKSRGENQQIAENRTTKYVVMHEMLDFDTVKDKFVTGMGSSVSANILEVKRCSSDLWQTRLELFQKQVEITKKNRGNPNVQYGWLAASKDALSSIMTYGLGHGGHKMMSSYGIGVHLAPLNYSHISASYCDDDENGIRYVVFCCVILGNVEVVSPGSVQCRPSTENFDSGVDSLQSPHHYIVWNMNMNTHIFPEFVVSFKMSSSADGGCLVAKENRIDVSGITICEWPQSQVQLYRSPVVSENCQPFPELGKKCQEKIVTLGSNSSKTPKSPWMPFGKLFEVISKETSPKDMELVNIHYQQFKSNKISREDFVKKLRWIVGDTLLRSTLMGLQCEPPVMKTPKLEPE; via the exons ATGGAAGCAAAGTGGGCCCAAGTACTGGATGATGGGGCAAGAAATGTTGTCTGTTTGGACAGGAAAAGGGCAGCTCgatgcacaaaaaaaatagttagcGTTCGCCAACAAGTGTTGTCACAACGGTCTGGCTTGAACTTATCTTTTGGCAAGGTCGGTAAGCGTAAGAGATCAGATTCATGCAAAAGTCAGTGTGGATCATGCTCGAAGAGATCTTTACTTAAAAACTATATGAATTTCACTAAAAGTGGGCTTCCTCAACGATTTTTGTATCATCAAAATGGTGAGTGGACTGATTATCCTCAAGACATTGTGGAGTTGGTCAGGAGGCATTTTCACTTGAAAAATGCGGCAGTGAATGTGGAATTCAATGGCTGCCATTTATTGCTTGATATTTTGTATATGATTGAATTGGAGTTGAAAACGGGTTTACAGAAGTACATTGCTTGGATTGATGAAGCGGGATGTTGCTTCTTTCCAGAATTCCCCTCTTGTGTTAGTGAAACATGTGAGTTCTGCCAATCTAAGTTAGAGGATGATGCAACTGTTTCATTATCAGAGCCAAATGAGATGCCTGACATCAAGTTGCAGCTTGAGATTGGATTAACTGAAGTGAATAGTTCTAATTCAGAGGAATGTGTTGAAGAGTCAAATGTTCGTGCTAAGAGGAATAAGGTTGAAACAAAATCTGTTAGTAACTGTGAGGATCTGGAAGTCAGTGACAATGATAATCGAACTTCAGATTTCAGTTCACACAAGTCTAGGGGGGAAAATCAACAAATTGCTGAAAATAGAACAACTAAGTATGTAGTTATGCACGAAATGCTGGACTTTGATACCGTGAAGGACAAGTTTGTTACGGGCATGGGTTCATCTGTAAGTGCAAATATACTAGAGGTCAAGCGCTGCTCTAGTGATTTGTGGCAAACTCGGCTAGAGCTATTTCAAAAGCAGGTTGAAATAACCAAGAAGAATCGTGGCAATCCAAATGTCCAATATGGCTGGCTAGCTGCTAGTAAAGATGCTTTATCTAGCATCATGACATATGGGCTTGGGCACGGTGGACACAAAATGATGTCCTCATATGGCATTGGAGTTCACCTTGCACCATTAAACTATTCGCATATAAG TGCAAGTTATTGTGATGATGACGAAAATGGGATAAGATACGTAGTGTTCTGTTGTGTGATATTGGGAAATGTGGAGGTTGTCAGTCCTGGATCTGTACAATGTCGTCCCAGCACTGAAAACTTCGATAGTGGAGTTGATAGCCTTCAAAGCCCACATCATTATATAGTTTggaatatgaatatgaatacCCATATTTTTCCAGAGTTTGTTGTCAGTTTCAAGATGTCTTCCAGTGCTGATGGtg GATGTCTTGTTGCTAAAGAAAATAGAATTGATGTCTCGGGAATTACTATTTGTGAGTGGCCTCAAAGCCAGGTGCAGTTGTATCGCTCTCCAGTTGTATCA GAGAATTGTCAACCATTTCCAGAGCTTGGGAAGAAATGCCAAGAAAAGATTGTGACCCTTGGTTCAAATTCTTCGAAGACTCCCAAATCACCATGGATGCCTTTTGGCAAGTTGTTTGAAGTTATCTCAAAAGAAACATCTCCTAAAGATATGGAGTTGGTGAACATTCATTATCAACAATTCAag AGCAATAAGATTAGTAGGGAAGATTTTGTTAAAAAGTTGAGATGGATTGTTGGGGATACGTTGTTGAGGTCCACCCTAATGGGTCTTCAGTGCGAG CCGCCAGTTATGAAAACGCCAAAGCTGGAGCCAGAATAA